The following proteins are encoded in a genomic region of Bacillus marinisedimentorum:
- a CDS encoding (Fe-S)-binding protein, producing MKVSLFITCLGDIFKADVGKDTVEVLESLGCEIDFPRSQTCCGQPAYNSGYLHEAKESAKNMIRAFEHSEKVVTPSGSCAQMFKEYKGIFKDDPVWEKKAEALADKTYELTQFIVEVLGVTDVGASLNGKATYHTSCHMTRLLGVQHAPLSLLDRVDGLEMVELPHAYDCCGFGGTFSVKMPDISEQMVDEKVKHIVDTGADILIGADAGCLINIAGRLERQGHSVKVMHIASVLNSKAMVKG from the coding sequence ATGAAAGTATCCCTGTTTATCACATGTCTCGGAGACATTTTTAAAGCGGATGTCGGTAAGGATACTGTAGAAGTGCTTGAGAGTCTTGGCTGTGAAATCGATTTTCCGAGGAGCCAGACATGCTGCGGGCAGCCTGCTTATAATAGCGGCTATTTACACGAAGCGAAGGAATCTGCCAAAAATATGATCCGCGCCTTCGAACATTCGGAGAAGGTGGTGACACCGTCAGGTTCCTGCGCTCAAATGTTCAAAGAGTACAAGGGGATTTTCAAGGACGACCCGGTCTGGGAAAAGAAAGCGGAAGCTCTGGCTGACAAAACATATGAATTGACTCAGTTTATCGTGGAAGTCCTTGGTGTTACAGATGTAGGTGCTTCACTTAACGGAAAAGCGACGTACCACACATCATGCCATATGACCCGGCTGTTAGGTGTGCAGCATGCGCCGCTCTCCCTACTCGACCGTGTTGACGGACTCGAAATGGTGGAATTGCCTCACGCATATGATTGCTGCGGTTTCGGCGGCACATTTTCTGTTAAGATGCCTGATATTTCCGAGCAAATGGTCGATGAAAAGGTGAAACATATCGTTGACACAGGAGCTGACATTTTAATTGGGGCTGATGCAGGATGCCTGATCAACATTGCCGGCAGGCTTGAAAGGCAAGGCCATTCAGTCAAGGTCATGCATATTGCTTCTGTATTGAACAGCAAAGCCATGGTAAAGGGGTGA
- a CDS encoding GNAT family N-acetyltransferase produces MEFREITTKDEFRRAFHIMSQLRPHLNMEEYLRMLEKMVSDGYRMFGLYDSDELRALAGTIILTNFYYGKHLWIYDLVTDKEYRSAGYGEELLDHLEKFALSNNCEIIALSSGLKREAAHRFYDQKAGFNRVSYVFKKEMM; encoded by the coding sequence TTGGAGTTTCGGGAAATCACAACTAAAGATGAGTTCAGGCGGGCTTTTCACATCATGTCACAGCTTAGGCCCCATCTTAATATGGAAGAGTATTTACGGATGCTTGAAAAAATGGTCAGTGACGGATACAGAATGTTCGGCTTGTATGACAGCGATGAATTGCGCGCTCTTGCCGGCACGATCATTCTTACCAATTTTTATTATGGAAAACACCTCTGGATATACGATCTAGTTACCGATAAGGAATATCGGTCTGCCGGTTATGGGGAAGAGCTGCTTGATCATCTGGAGAAATTCGCTCTTAGCAATAACTGCGAAATAATTGCCCTATCCAGCGGACTTAAGCGTGAAGCGGCACATCGGTTTTATGATCAGAAAGCGGGCTTCAACAGGGTCAGCTATGTGTTTAAAAAAGAAATGATGTAA
- a CDS encoding LutB/LldF family L-lactate oxidation iron-sulfur protein, producing MGMKIGTKDFNERVKDGLEDQFARGAVSSAQGRFRTNRLLAAEELGEWEQWRNLGEEIRTHTLQNLDYYLNQLAENIAANGGNVFFAKTAEEANEYITKVAKEKGAKKVAKSKSMVTEEIGMNDALANAGCEVIETDLGEWILQVDDHDPPSHIVTPALHKNKEQIRDVFRDKLGYTDTEKPEELALFARQKLREEFLSADLGVTGCNFAIADSGTVTIVANEGNARMVTTLPKTQITVMGMERIVPSWEEMEVLVGMLTRSAVGQKLTSYITTLTGPREEGDIDGPEEFHLVIVDNGRSNILGTEFQEALHCIRCAACINVCPVYRHVGGHSYGSIYPGPIGAVLTPLLGGYEDYKELPYASSLCGACTEACPVKIPLHELLIKHRQKIVYEEKNTPAAERIIMKGFAMGTGNPALYKMGSKLAPLGLSPWSKDGTITNGPGPMKGWTDSRNFPAPSKERFRDWFEKREKGGRDK from the coding sequence ATGGGGATGAAAATTGGAACAAAAGACTTCAATGAACGTGTGAAGGACGGTCTTGAAGATCAGTTTGCGAGAGGTGCCGTATCATCAGCCCAGGGCCGATTCAGGACAAATAGGCTGCTGGCTGCCGAAGAACTCGGTGAATGGGAGCAATGGAGAAATCTTGGTGAGGAAATCCGAACTCATACCCTCCAAAATCTTGACTACTATTTGAACCAGCTGGCTGAAAATATAGCTGCAAACGGCGGAAATGTGTTTTTTGCAAAAACAGCTGAAGAAGCCAATGAATACATTACAAAGGTAGCGAAAGAAAAAGGCGCCAAGAAAGTGGCCAAGTCAAAGTCGATGGTGACAGAAGAAATCGGCATGAACGATGCACTTGCCAATGCTGGCTGCGAGGTTATTGAAACGGATTTGGGCGAATGGATCTTGCAAGTGGACGACCACGATCCGCCATCCCACATCGTAACGCCTGCCCTTCATAAAAATAAAGAACAGATCCGTGATGTATTCCGCGATAAACTTGGATATACCGATACCGAGAAACCTGAGGAGCTGGCACTGTTTGCACGCCAAAAGCTGCGCGAAGAATTCCTGTCAGCGGACCTTGGTGTGACAGGCTGCAACTTTGCCATTGCTGATTCCGGAACGGTCACAATAGTGGCAAACGAAGGGAATGCCCGGATGGTGACAACCCTTCCGAAAACCCAGATTACTGTAATGGGCATGGAAAGGATCGTTCCATCATGGGAAGAGATGGAAGTGCTGGTCGGTATGCTGACACGCTCCGCTGTCGGACAAAAGCTGACCAGTTATATCACGACGTTGACAGGACCGAGGGAAGAGGGAGATATCGATGGGCCGGAGGAATTCCATCTGGTCATTGTTGATAATGGACGCTCCAACATCCTTGGCACCGAGTTTCAGGAAGCGCTCCACTGTATCCGTTGTGCAGCCTGCATCAATGTTTGCCCGGTGTACCGCCATGTTGGTGGACATTCATACGGATCCATTTATCCTGGGCCGATCGGCGCTGTCCTTACCCCGCTTCTTGGCGGTTATGAAGACTATAAAGAACTTCCTTATGCTTCATCACTTTGCGGAGCTTGCACCGAAGCATGCCCGGTGAAAATTCCGCTCCATGAACTTTTGATCAAGCACCGGCAGAAGATTGTCTACGAGGAAAAGAATACCCCAGCAGCTGAACGGATCATCATGAAAGGATTTGCGATGGGAACAGGGAACCCTGCACTTTATAAAATGGGAAGCAAACTGGCCCCACTTGGGCTGTCACCCTGGTCAAAGGATGGAACAATCACAAACGGCCCTGGACCGATGAAAGGCTGGACCGACAGCAGAAACTTCCCAGCACCATCTAAAGAGCGGTTCCGTGATTGGTTTGAGAAACGCGAAAAAGGAGGCAGAGACAAATGA
- a CDS encoding FadR/GntR family transcriptional regulator encodes MQYKQIRPKKIYEQVAEALIEMIRNEALKPGDRLDSVQQLAENFNVGRSAVREALSALRAMGLVEMRQGEGTYLKAFDPEALKLPIHTALLMKKKDIENLLEVRKVLEAGTVEAAAVRRSEDDLIRIKTALEEMKIATGNEELGEKADFDFHMAIARASGNNLLVSLLNNVSEMMISLMRETRRLSLYSEKSTWERLYDQHSLLYDAIKSQHPEAARAAIFEHLGHVEKILMDAYEKNKSI; translated from the coding sequence TTGCAATACAAACAAATACGTCCGAAAAAGATATATGAACAAGTAGCTGAAGCATTAATTGAAATGATCAGAAATGAGGCCCTGAAACCGGGGGACAGGCTTGATTCCGTTCAGCAGCTGGCTGAAAACTTCAATGTGGGGCGTTCGGCAGTCCGTGAAGCGTTGAGTGCATTGCGTGCGATGGGTCTCGTAGAGATGCGGCAGGGCGAAGGCACTTATTTGAAGGCATTTGATCCGGAGGCATTGAAACTTCCCATCCATACCGCATTGCTCATGAAGAAAAAAGATATCGAGAATCTTCTTGAAGTCCGGAAAGTTCTGGAGGCGGGAACGGTGGAAGCAGCGGCTGTCCGGCGATCGGAGGATGACCTCATTCGGATAAAGACAGCTCTTGAAGAAATGAAGATTGCAACTGGAAATGAGGAACTTGGAGAAAAGGCGGACTTTGACTTTCATATGGCAATAGCCCGGGCATCAGGCAATAACTTGCTTGTAAGCCTGCTGAATAATGTATCGGAAATGATGATTTCGCTGATGAGGGAAACCCGCAGACTTTCATTGTATTCCGAAAAGAGTACATGGGAGCGCCTGTATGATCAGCACAGTCTGCTCTATGACGCCATCAAGTCTCAACACCCGGAAGCGGCCCGTGCAGCCATTTTTGAGCATCTTGGCCACGTTGAGAAGATTCTGATGGATGCGTATGAAAAAAATAAAAGCATTTAG
- a CDS encoding LutC/YkgG family protein, producing the protein MKGNIQNKDSFLSNIAEKLGRTPGAAVEKPAWSYRPQDKVLAGHSKDELKEVLRDQCTRIHTDFRETTIKELPEALLKVMEEYGLASVVRWEDPRFDEYGLNELFNKTLPEKRTEVHVWNPDLGEKNREFATSANIGVTFSDMTLAESGTVVLFSSSEKGRSVSLLPAAYIAIVPKSTIVPRMTQAAREVEKRIDAGERVPSCVNFITGPSNSADIEMNLIVGVHGPIHTAYIVVDDM; encoded by the coding sequence ATGAAGGGTAACATTCAGAATAAAGACTCCTTTTTAAGCAATATCGCTGAAAAATTGGGCAGAACGCCCGGTGCAGCTGTTGAAAAGCCGGCTTGGAGCTACCGCCCGCAGGATAAAGTGCTGGCAGGACATTCAAAAGATGAATTAAAGGAAGTCTTGAGGGATCAGTGCACACGCATTCATACGGATTTCCGCGAGACGACAATAAAGGAGCTTCCGGAAGCATTGCTGAAGGTAATGGAAGAATACGGGCTCGCTTCTGTGGTCCGCTGGGAAGACCCGCGTTTTGATGAGTATGGACTGAACGAGCTTTTCAATAAAACACTTCCCGAGAAGCGGACAGAAGTCCATGTCTGGAACCCGGACCTTGGTGAAAAGAACAGGGAATTTGCGACCAGTGCGAACATTGGTGTAACATTCAGTGATATGACATTGGCCGAATCCGGGACAGTCGTCCTTTTCAGCAGTTCCGAAAAAGGCAGGTCTGTCAGCCTCCTGCCCGCTGCGTATATCGCCATCGTGCCGAAAAGCACAATTGTGCCGAGGATGACACAGGCTGCACGTGAAGTGGAAAAACGGATTGACGCTGGTGAACGCGTACCGAGCTGCGTAAACTTCATTACCGGTCCGAGCAATAGTGCCGATATTGAAATGAATTTGATTGTCGGCGTGCACGGACCGATCCATACAGCATATATTGTGGTGGATGATATGTAG
- a CDS encoding ATP-binding protein, with translation MDIPGEHTADSSNIEKVLYKKAFQFAKLASWVWDINTDIIHHTEDLTNILGLQHNRMWSTVNEIFDLLPEEDLSYYKESMNSIIETQEPREMNFRLLRPDDIEITVTIAIDVLKNKEGRTEKLYGITKDITSITNTELALSHTKLNLKQAFEVAGLVSWQFDIKSGELAWSENAHEIIGDSPGHIDQFAEMVHPADLRFLIAAGAKAYKGKPYNIEYRVIRKDGAVRTVYERGEVTFDRAGQPEWMCGTMQDITDRKNTEVHLANSEKLSLLGQLAAGVAHEIRNPLTSLRGFIQLMQSGIDEKEIYYDIMLAELDRIEFIVKEFLSLAKPQHSPYTKLDVTVLLDETVKLLESQANLKNIRISVSSDSSIPLIYGSDNQLKQVFINIIKNAMDATNHGGSISIRVTVPEPYNVSIEIEDEGEGIPESQLKRIGEPFYTTKEKGTGLGIMVCRRIIEAHSGSIDFKSEAGRGTTVSIILQSDLTR, from the coding sequence TTGGATATTCCAGGGGAGCATACCGCAGATTCCTCAAATATAGAAAAGGTTTTATATAAAAAGGCATTTCAATTCGCAAAACTAGCAAGCTGGGTCTGGGATATCAACACTGATATCATTCATCATACCGAAGACCTTACAAACATTCTCGGCTTGCAGCACAACCGCATGTGGAGCACCGTCAATGAAATCTTTGATCTGCTCCCGGAAGAGGACTTATCATATTATAAAGAATCAATGAACAGTATTATTGAAACACAAGAGCCAAGGGAAATGAACTTTCGTCTGCTGCGCCCCGATGATATAGAAATAACCGTAACGATCGCAATCGATGTGCTGAAAAACAAAGAAGGCCGGACAGAAAAGCTATACGGCATCACCAAGGATATTACCAGTATCACCAATACGGAATTGGCACTGTCCCACACTAAACTGAATTTAAAACAGGCATTTGAAGTTGCCGGCCTTGTTTCATGGCAGTTTGATATTAAATCAGGTGAATTGGCATGGTCGGAGAATGCACATGAAATTATAGGGGATTCTCCAGGCCATATAGATCAATTCGCCGAAATGGTCCATCCTGCCGACCTGCGCTTTTTAATAGCAGCCGGGGCTAAGGCCTACAAGGGAAAACCGTATAACATCGAATACAGGGTCATCCGCAAAGACGGCGCTGTCCGGACCGTGTATGAAAGGGGCGAAGTCACCTTCGACAGGGCGGGTCAGCCCGAATGGATGTGCGGAACCATGCAGGATATTACAGACAGGAAAAACACCGAAGTCCACCTTGCAAATTCTGAAAAACTGTCGCTGCTCGGCCAGCTTGCAGCAGGAGTGGCACATGAAATCCGCAATCCCCTTACGTCCCTGCGCGGTTTTATCCAGCTGATGCAGAGCGGAATTGATGAAAAAGAGATTTACTATGACATTATGCTGGCAGAACTCGACCGCATCGAATTTATCGTGAAGGAGTTTCTTTCACTTGCGAAACCGCAGCATTCCCCGTACACAAAGCTCGATGTCACAGTGCTGCTGGATGAAACCGTAAAACTCCTGGAGTCACAGGCAAACTTGAAGAATATTAGAATTTCCGTTTCTTCGGATTCAAGCATTCCACTTATTTACGGTTCCGATAATCAGCTGAAACAAGTGTTTATAAATATCATCAAAAACGCGATGGACGCCACGAATCACGGCGGCTCGATTTCCATCAGAGTCACCGTTCCAGAACCCTACAACGTTTCAATCGAAATCGAAGATGAGGGGGAGGGAATACCTGAAAGCCAATTGAAGCGAATTGGTGAACCTTTTTATACTACAAAGGAAAAAGGCACAGGGCTCGGCATTATGGTTTGCAGGCGGATTATCGAGGCCCATTCAGGTTCTATAGATTTCAAGAGTGAAGCTGGAAGGGGAACAACCGTTTCCATTATCCTCCAATCTGACTTGACAAGGTGA
- a CDS encoding DUF2164 domain-containing protein gives MFIQLKKEEKDEMIEHIKVFFEEERGEEIGLIAAEAVYAFILEAAGPALYNRGVRDAARLINEKMINLDEDLAALERPVKRG, from the coding sequence ATGTTTATTCAGCTAAAGAAAGAAGAAAAAGACGAAATGATTGAACATATCAAGGTTTTCTTTGAGGAAGAACGCGGTGAAGAGATCGGGTTGATTGCAGCTGAAGCCGTATATGCCTTCATTCTTGAGGCAGCGGGTCCCGCTTTGTATAACAGGGGGGTACGAGACGCGGCACGGCTCATCAATGAAAAAATGATTAATCTTGATGAAGATCTTGCTGCTCTTGAACGTCCGGTTAAGCGCGGATGA